ACTGACCGATTATAGCGACGGAAAGACCCCCGAAGAGGTTGTGAAGCAAATCTTGCAGATTTACGCCATCCTGCCAGGGCAGAAGCCAGACAGACAGTTCAGCATTCCTTCGCGGACAAACGAAGTCCAGCATGCACAGACAGATGGAGCTACCCAACCGACCGAACAGTCAGTGCAGCCGGTGGAAGACATACCGTCCACACAATCTGAGACTACAAGCGTGCAGTCACAGCCCGCAGTCATGtcacagcagcagcagagCGTAGGTCTCCCCACAAACTTCGACGGAACATCGACTCATGCCCCGCTTTCCAAACACAGCAGTCAACCGAACGACCCCAGTAACCCGTCTACGGTACCTTCCCAACAGGCCCACTCTGTACCAGATATCTCGCCTGAGAATCAGGGAAAGTTCGCGAAAGAACTGCCACCTAGCAAACTGCTAAATTCGAATCCTGCGCGAGAGCCCCGAAGAAATGATCTTCTGCGGAGGTTAGACAGTCAGACACAGGAGGAGGATAAATTTCATGACGCACATTCGTGAGTTATCTCCGGAAGGCGATGCCTACTATACCGGTGTCCAGAATTCGCTTTTGAATTTGAGGCTCATCCATCCTATTAATAGAGTTGTCGGGGTGACAAAATCGGAAAGGCGTTGCGGCATTAGAGGATGCTTTTCATCATGCATCCCGTTCTACAAGCACTGAAATCTTTGCGTCTTAGTTCTTTCCTCTTTCTCGACCCTTGGCTTCTTCTGTCCCTGCTCAAACTGATTTGCAGCTGGCGGCATGCAGGGCCTGGATTGATAGACCGTGCTTTGGATGCGTCTGTGACATTTAAGTGGATACAATACCGTTTCTGCATACAATTTGTATACCTTATACCCCTTTGCTTTTCCTGAGCAATAACGGAATGTTGGTCACTGTCACGTTCGCCATACTTGATGTGACTCTCCTGTTTATTCCATCGTCTGCCAGGGCAGAATATTGCTTTTTGACGGGCCTGTCTAGAACGCCCTCTACTAGACGCCTCCGCGGAGCTAAGGTTGAGGTTGTTTGCCGTTGTGGATCTTGACGACTAATGACATCATTTTCACCGTGCACTCCTTAATCGTCCAATTGCCCAACACAGGTTTTGATATCTAGTCGCGGATGATCGCGGTACATGGTGATGGTTACATTTCTGGTTAAATACCTCAAATAAATACTTCTTGTCTGTACACCATGCGCTCCTCATCGCCATGGTTGCGACTTGGCGATCCAAACGACAACGATAACTACAGCGGAAGCGAAAACGAGAATAACGACAACAGCGAGGAAGATATGCCAGACGCAATTGACGAATTGCGAAATCCACGGCAGGCCAAAGATGATTTTTACCAGTATTTGAAAGAAGAGGTGTTTAAGTTGAACTTTTACCGGGCGCATATGTTGTACTTCGTTGTCGTTATTGGGATTTCTTCGGTTATTGTTTATGGACAGGGTCTTGCTAATGGGCCTGAGGAAGTTGGTGGGGCGCATTTGACGTTTACAAATGCGTTGTTTTTGTGTTGTAGTGCTATGACTACTACTGGTATGTTTTGATCTGGTTGGTATATGGGAAGATTGACGTGTACTGATATTGGTAGGACTTAATCCGGTTAACCTGGTGAGTATGCTGAACTCTATAAATGAGGGTTCATATGTTCATATCCCTGATTCTTTGAATGCGGTCTGATGTTAGGAATTTAGGGAGATCTATCTGGATTCCAGCAAGCGACTTTTGCTGTGCTTATGATTATTGGGAATATACCGTTTGTCTCGACTGCTGTGGTGTTGATTAGGAGAGCGCTGTTTCGAAGAAAGATGGCGGATGTCGTGAAGCATTCACATACGATGCGACGGCTGGTGCAAGATGTTGAAGAGAATGGGCAGACGAATCATGAGCATGATGGTAGTGGTGCTGCAAACTTGCGCCAACGAACGAACGCAGAAGGTAATAAACAGACTACCGGTAAACAAGCGCGGAGTAATAAATCATCTGAAGTGGCGATAAAGCCCGTACCACAACGACGTACGTACCACTACGAGACTGGCTTTGGATTCATCCCAACGCCTTGGGAGACGAAACTCGCTCGGGGTTTCTTCGGTGGGATCATCAATAGATTGGTAGGAGA
The sequence above is a segment of the Pyrenophora tritici-repentis strain M4 chromosome 3, whole genome shotgun sequence genome. Coding sequences within it:
- a CDS encoding oxysterol binding protein, which produces MKYELGDHAYIKCPETGLSADLEFKTKGYFSGTYNAIGGYIKDANGKNLYELSGQWNEEMYIKDLTTGKKELLFDAAHTKHTPPMARPLEEQDERESQRLWRDVTEAVKRRDQDVATDAKAKIEDMQRQEAAKRNSEGVDWHPQLFRRVKGGQGGSEEGEEDLDWIINAKVDGKTPEEVVKQILQIYAILPGQKPDRQFSIPSRTNEVQHAQTDGATQPTEQSVQPVEDIPSTQSETTSVQSQPAVMSQQQQSVGLPTNFDGTSTHAPLSKHSSQPNDPSNPSTVPSQQAHSVPDISPENQGKFAKELPPSKLLNSNPAREPRRNDLLRRLDSQTQEEDKFHDAHS